From the genome of bacterium:
TCATTATTCCAATCAGTTATGATTGGCGTAGCATCCCCTGTAACTTGTAATGGTTGATTAGTTCCAGTTCCCGTAGTAGCCCTGGTTCCCGGTTTAAAAAGTGGTGAATCATCAGTTTTAGAATTAATAAATATATATATGAAACCCTGACTATCTCCTACAATTAAATCTTTAATACTATTACCATCCCAATCATAGACATACGGGCTGGCATTATCGCCGACAGCTAAATCTACTATGCCGGTTAGTGTCCCAGCATCTACCTGAAATGTATAGGCATCACTAAATTTAGGGTCATTATCATTTCCAGAGTTTAGATAAAGTTTTACATTGCCATTTCCATCACCGACAACCATATCTTTTGCCCCATCATTATTAAAGTTTAAAACATGAGGAATAACTCTGCTACCAGCATTAAGGTCTGTTGGGACACTGGCAATCTTAGATGGGATAGAAAATACAGGTGGCTTATCGCTTAAGTTGCGATAAAGATTTAAAGAACCATCCTTTTCTCCAATGACTAAATCTATATTCCCTAAATTATCCCAATTAACAATAAACGGGGCGGCATTATCCCCTACATCTATATCTTTATTATTGGCTTGAATCTTTTGCTCGGTACTAAAGGTAGGAGTGCCTGAGGTATTCGTACTTAAAAAAAGATATATTTCCCCTGCTTTGTTCCCAACAACTAAATCTTTATTTCCTATCCCATCCCATTGAACAACTTGCGGGACGGCATCATTTCCTACAGATAATGTTGTCGTCCCGGCTAATACCAGATACCCCTGGCTAAATTGAGGTTCGTCTTGAGTGCCTTCATTCAAATATACCCACACATTCCCATTTGCGTCACCGATAATAAGGTCTTCTAAATTATCTCCTCCTTCTCCATCATTCCAATTACACACATACGGAGCGGCATTACCTCGCACTTCAATTCCAGTGGGTATTACTTCTCCGAATGTGGGGGGACTCAATTCAGCAGGCATAGAATTACTCAAAAATAAGGTTAATTTTCCTGCCGCATCTCCAACAATCAAGTCTAAATAGTACTTCCCATCCCAATCGATGACGCAAGGAATAGCCCTTCCTTTTTCTACATTTACACCTTCAATTTTACTACCCCCATAAGCAAAAGCAGGCGAATTAACGCTTCCCGAATTTATATATTGCCATACATTACCATCTCCATCCCCAATTAACAAATCATTCCTATTGTCTCCATGATTGCACCAATTAACCACAACAGGCGCGGCATATTGAGGGACACTCAGTTGGTATGATTGAATCCTTACACCTGAACTAAAATTAAGGTTACCGGCATAAGTAGAACCTGCAGTAAAAATACACAATAATGCTATTTCTGAAATAAATCTTTTCATTTTTATTTCCTCTTATCTATTTATCGACATTTTTCTTTAATTTCTTTAGAAAATATCCTTAATCATAAAAAAACTGGGAGTATGAAAAAATTATAATTCTTCCTCCCAGTGTTCATATATTATACACTAAATTTTATATAATGTCAATGAAAAAGATTGGTAACCGTTCAGGCTATATATCAAAAGTGTAAGAAAGGGGATAAGGAGATAAGGAAGATATGGAGATAAGATAATAGAAATAGATTGAAATTTATAGAATTCGAAGAATGTTGCGAAGCAAAAATAGGTAGAAATTGATTGTGGAAAACAACAAATTTCTATAAATTTCTATTAGTTTCTATTAATTTCAATTTTTGGTCGTGTCTGAAAATAACTCTAATACTCGATATTCAAGTTTTTTTAAGATTAAGTGATTTATTCCTTAATACAGGCATTAATAATCCTATCAGTTAACTCTTCTTTTCTCCACTTCTCCATCTTCTCCCTTTCTCCTTATTTTTATCCTACCTGAACCCTTACAAATCTTTATATCTTTAAAGTAACCGTTCAGGCTATATATCAAAAGTGTAAGAAAGGGGATAAGGAGATAAGAATGATATGGAGATAAGATAATAGAAATAGATAATTTATAAAATTCGAAGAATGTTGCGAAGCAAAAATAGGTAGAAATTGATTGTGGAAAACAACAAATTTCCATAAATTTCTATTAGTTTCTACTAATTTCAATTTTTTTGTAACTATTCACCACGAAGGGCACGGAGAGCACGAAGTGAAATTTGATGAATTATCGAATAGAGTCATTGGATGCGCTATAGCGGTGCATCGAACTCTTGGGCCAGGTTTGCTTGACACCGTGAAGAGTGATAATTCACAATTGACAATTCACCATTCACCATTATTAAGGAAATTTAGGGAAGAAATTGTGAATTGTGAATTGTGAATTGTGAATAGTTACATTTTTTTAATAATATCTCCCTATCTCCTTAATCTCCACATCTCCTTTTGTTACACCACTTGAACGCTTACTAAAATTTGGATTCCCGCTTGCGCGGGAATGACAGGTAGAAAAACAATCTATCAAATTATCAGCGACGGAGCACTAGGTGAACGCTTACAAGGTTGGCTTATACAAGGCTTATACAATGCACTACTATAGCCGTTACAAATATACCTTCCTTTTGGCATGGTCTCTTTGAAAGATAGAAAGTTGAAAATAGATATATGAGGTAAGGAGTGTGCGGAATATCCATTTAAAGATATTTTGTTCCCGCTTACTTTTATAGATAATTCTCCACCATCTTTTCAGGATATTCTTCGAGGAATAAAATATCTGATTTATGCGTCGGAATGCCTGAAAAATATCATCAGAAGAGACTTGTTTGGGTGTAAAGACAAGGTGGTCACCTTCATAATGAGCAAGGTTTTTATCAAATATCCTTCCTTCTTCATCTACCTTTTTATAGAACGGGGTGCCAGGGATAGGGATAGCGATAGAGAGCAGAATTGCACTGGGGTCAATCTCTTCAAGATGTGCAGGGAGGTTTTGATAATATGGTGGGGTATCTTCATCCAAAGCCAACATTAAACCGGTAAAGGTTAGAATACGGCGCATTTTAAGTTTTTCAAACAATTCTTTGTATTCTTCAACCTTATTTTGCCTTTTATGAACAGATAATAGGCTGGGTTCATTTAAAGATTCCAGGCCAATAAAAGCCATAGTGCAGTTTGCCTGGTGTATAAGGTCTACAAATTCATCGTCCTGCAGACAGTCAAAACTAAATTGCAGCCCTAATCCCCAAAGCTTCAGTTTAGCAATTTCTTTCAGAAGTCTTTTAGCATATTCCATATCTCCACCAAAGTTGTTGTCATATAACATCGCTATTTTGCGTTTATGAAATGGGAGATTGGAGGTTGCCGTTAAATCACGGATGATATCTTCTACAGGTCTTGTGCGAAATGGAGCAGACTTTATGGTCAGTTGACAGTAACTGCATCTATAGGGACATCCCCGTGTTGCCTCAGTAACTACAGGCACTGCAAATTTTGATTCGATAAGGTCATAACGCGGTGGAGGGATATTTTCCAGCGGCGGGGCAAATGGTGCTTCATAAACCTTCTTTAATTTGCCAGTTACCATATCTTCTACTACCTGTTGCCAGACAGGTTCTGCTTCACCGATGACTACTGCATCCACATAAGGTATGACCTCTTCTGGAAATGTAGATGGGTATCTTCCACCGGCAACAACGATTTTCCCCATCTTCCTGAATTTTTGTGCCACTTCAAAGGCATGCACCGCACAAAAATCCATAAAACTTAAAGCAATGAAATCGGCATTTGTTTTGTAATCAATAGGCCGAATCATCTCATGGAGAAGCTCTACCTCCACGATTGGTGGGGTTAATCCTGCTACTATGGCTCCGGATAAGGGTGGTGCTGGTGAACGGGCATAATAAACCTTTCCTTCTTCACTGAGATTTTGAAAAAGCACAATAATCTGTAATTTGGGTTTAGCCATTTATTGCCTCCTCTGTGATTTTGGATTTTGGATTTTCGATTTTCGATTAAAAACGGGACACAGACTTTCGCAGATGGACACAGATAAATTAATATTCGTGTAAGCGTTCAGGTCATTACAAAATATCTAATAATAATGTCCAATGGGCAATGTCCAATGAAAAATGTCCGATGAGAGGATAGATGAAATGCAAGATGATTGGGAAATCAGTTCTTACTGCCAGAACACAGAATTGACTTTTAAATTTTTAATTGTTCATTTTACATTGGACAGTTATTTTTTTAAGTAACTGAACTTTTACCTGATTTCCTGCATAAATAGAGTCTTAAGTCTTATGTCTTATGTCTTATGTCTGATGTCCAGTGTCTGAATTGCAGTGAATAAAAAATAATTACTTGTGGTCCTTACACCTGAACGCTTACAAAATTCTGTAGAACCTTAATATTCCTACATCTGTTTTTTTATATCACGAAAGCACGAAATAAAGGAAACACAAAAATAAAGATAAAAGCAGAAAGATAGTTTGACTAAAGGTATTTACACTCCAGTAGCCTGCATTTCAATCTCACCTTTTATTCCGTTGATTGGTATAAATGCGAAACCTGGACTAAGGAAGATGCAACCCCTCTGCACTTCTATCCTCCCTTATAGCAACTCAAAATCGGTTCAAAACCGTCTGCCAGAAAAAGCCGTTCTGGAAGGCAAAGATTAAATTAACCAGTAAGGGCGTATTTTCTCCTATGCTTCCATAGACTACCAGAAATACTATTGGCGAAACTAACATTGGCCTGAAAAGCTGCCACTTGTTGAATTCTATCTTCTTGCCTTCTTCACCAATAGCATCAAAAAAGTATTTAGCCGCCATACCAATTAACATTAGTAGATAAAGGCTTATTTCCAGCCAGGGGATTTGCGCCCAAAAAGAAGAAATTCCTCTTTTGCTGACATCTTGTGCTCTAAAAAAATCCGCACAGAGGAATAGCACTAACCCACCAGCTATTGAGGCTAAGATAAAGGCTATCTGAGCCTTCTTGCTCCATCCCGGTCTAACCACCCAGACAGCCACAATCCCTATAATTGTTAAGGCAATGTATACCATTCTACATCCCTCCTTCACGATAAAAGATAAACTGGCCTTCTCCTGGACCTAAGTAATGTATTCAGGGTCTTTCATTAGACATTTTTTGGTACATGGACAGTTAAGTAATTCTGGTCTTCGAAGAATCACCAGCAAACTGTTGCAAAAACACCAGTTTGTTGCTTATCTCTTCCATCGTTAACAGATTCAACATTCTTAATGTTCTTCGTAACAGCACCCCAAAATGTTTTTTGGGAATCTGTGTGGAAATAATTACTCCTTTATGGGATTTGTTCTCATTAGTCCAGTCAGAATGCAGCATTTTGAAATGGCCAACATTAAATGTCAATATTGCCCTATTCTGCGATACAGCGTAAACAAGTTGTTCTTCATCGGTTAGTCCTAAGTTCCCTTCTTCCTGTGCACTAACAGCGTTAAAACCTCGATGTCTTAATGCGACAGCCAGGGCAGGATAAACATCTTCATCAATGTAAAGTCTTATAGAAGAGGGGATGGCAGACA
Proteins encoded in this window:
- a CDS encoding DUF5615 family PIN-like protein, which codes for MSAIPSSIRLYIDEDVYPALAVALRHRGFNAVSAQEEGNLGLTDEEQLVYAVSQNRAILTFNVGHFKMLHSDWTNENKSHKGVIISTQIPKKHFGVLLRRTLRMLNLLTMEEISNKLVFLQQFAGDSSKTRIT
- a CDS encoding radical SAM protein, with the protein product MAKPKLQIIVLFQNLSEEGKVYYARSPAPPLSGAIVAGLTPPIVEVELLHEMIRPIDYKTNADFIALSFMDFCAVHAFEVAQKFRKMGKIVVAGGRYPSTFPEEVIPYVDAVVIGEAEPVWQQVVEDMVTGKLKKVYEAPFAPPLENIPPPRYDLIESKFAVPVVTEATRGCPYRCSYCQLTIKSAPFRTRPVEDIIRDLTATSNLPFHKRKIAMLYDNNFGGDMEYAKRLLKEIAKLKLWGLGLQFSFDCLQDDEFVDLIHQANCTMAFIGLESLNEPSLLSVHKRQNKVEEYKELFEKLKMRRILTFTGLMLALDEDTPPYYQNLPAHLEEIDPSAILLSIAIPIPGTPFYKKVDEEGRIFDKNLAHYEGDHLVFTPKQVSSDDIFQAFRRINQIFYSSKNILKRWWRIIYKSKREQNIFKWIFRTLLTSYIYFQLSIFQRDHAKRKVYL